One genomic segment of Vagococcus intermedius includes these proteins:
- a CDS encoding LacI family DNA-binding transcriptional regulator, giving the protein MTVTVKDVAKEAGVATSTVSRVINDHPSISDNTKKKVRKVMEEMGYVPNIAARNLGKRTANAIGVILPPLDSKERIGNPFYLEMINAINEEARTFQVTISVATAKTFDLLLENVRLMHLQKQVDGFILLYSDSQDPIIDYLYKNNIPFTLVGQPYKNEEDIVYVDNDNQLLGKNATDFLIENGHQSILFVTNTTHENLYFERYFGYQKALMLANLPCYPAVSMETTADLLNFESLLKETSATAVVVIDDIFALRVMQLAELSGYRVPDDLSIISFNNSIFATLTHPYLTSIDVEITQLGKKSLQKVMEQLHHTNATGVRMVIPHKLIKRETVLKLN; this is encoded by the coding sequence ATGACGGTTACTGTAAAAGATGTTGCAAAAGAAGCAGGTGTCGCCACATCGACTGTATCACGGGTGATTAATGATCATCCAAGCATTTCAGATAATACTAAGAAAAAAGTTAGAAAAGTAATGGAAGAAATGGGTTACGTGCCTAATATCGCTGCACGAAATTTAGGGAAAAGAACGGCTAATGCCATTGGCGTAATTCTGCCACCACTAGATTCTAAAGAAAGAATTGGTAATCCTTTCTATTTGGAAATGATCAATGCTATTAATGAAGAAGCACGAACTTTTCAAGTGACTATTTCAGTTGCGACAGCAAAAACTTTTGACTTACTTTTAGAAAACGTTCGCTTGATGCACCTCCAAAAACAGGTTGATGGGTTTATCTTACTTTATTCTGACAGTCAAGATCCCATAATTGATTATTTATATAAAAATAATATCCCCTTTACCTTAGTCGGACAACCTTATAAGAATGAAGAAGATATTGTTTATGTTGATAATGATAACCAATTATTAGGAAAAAATGCGACTGATTTTTTAATAGAAAATGGACATCAATCCATTCTATTTGTTACGAATACAACTCATGAAAATTTATATTTTGAACGCTACTTTGGTTATCAAAAAGCGTTAATGTTGGCTAATCTACCTTGCTATCCAGCTGTTTCTATGGAAACAACTGCTGATTTACTCAATTTCGAAAGTCTATTAAAAGAAACTAGCGCGACAGCTGTCGTTGTAATTGATGATATCTTTGCTCTTAGAGTAATGCAATTAGCAGAGCTGTCAGGTTATCGGGTACCTGATGATTTATCTATTATTAGTTTTAACAACTCTATCTTCGCTACCCTAACCCATCCTTATTTAACGAGCATTGATGTCGAAATTACCCAACTAGGGAAAAAAAGTTTACAAAAAGTAATGGAACAGCTACACCATACCAATGCAACAGGAGTTCGTATGGTCATCCCGCATAAATTAATTAAAAGAGAAACAGTTCTAAAATTAAATTGA
- a CDS encoding aldose epimerase family protein: MISSHIEENFYQNISKITLQNGTITASFLNFGARMYELFTPDKNGVTENILLSLDEPKTILNDTAFFGATVGPVAGRLKDAQWKHWKFSKNNGNHHIHGGKNGWSQQYWDYQLFETSTTVGVLFRLTDYLSGYPGPILVTNCYELSHNSLSMTTVCQSKALTLINPTNHSYFNLSGNGKRDITSHQLTIAADNILELDSEKIPTGRLLKVSGTPFDFTKPRYLNEVFEVLPIGLDDAFILQPQTKKQLILSESLSGRQLTVASNRQSMVLFSTTGFDANFMVNGKPMHSNYGLAIEPQELPDAIHHPTWGSIELSPNQTKRFNTTYSFSVER; this comes from the coding sequence ATGATTAGCAGTCACATAGAAGAAAATTTTTATCAAAACATCAGCAAAATCACTCTTCAAAATGGCACTATTACCGCTAGTTTTTTGAATTTTGGTGCCCGAATGTATGAGCTTTTCACGCCAGACAAAAACGGTGTAACTGAAAATATTTTGTTAAGCCTTGATGAGCCTAAAACAATCTTGAATGATACAGCATTTTTCGGTGCTACTGTAGGTCCTGTTGCTGGACGTTTGAAAGATGCTCAATGGAAGCATTGGAAGTTTAGTAAAAATAATGGTAATCATCATATACACGGAGGAAAAAACGGTTGGTCGCAACAGTATTGGGACTATCAATTATTTGAAACTTCAACTACTGTTGGGGTTCTCTTTCGTTTAACTGATTATTTATCAGGATATCCCGGTCCCATATTAGTAACTAATTGCTATGAATTGAGTCATAATTCTCTATCAATGACAACGGTGTGTCAATCAAAAGCATTGACACTTATCAATCCTACTAATCATAGTTATTTTAATTTATCTGGCAACGGAAAGCGAGATATTACGTCTCATCAATTAACAATCGCTGCTGATAATATTTTAGAACTGGATTCTGAAAAAATCCCTACTGGAAGACTCTTGAAAGTTTCGGGTACGCCTTTTGATTTTACTAAACCAAGATATTTAAACGAGGTATTCGAAGTACTTCCAATTGGTTTAGACGATGCTTTTATCTTACAGCCTCAAACAAAAAAACAGTTAATACTCTCTGAATCTCTTAGCGGTCGACAACTAACAGTAGCAAGTAATCGTCAAAGTATGGTATTATTTTCTACGACTGGGTTTGATGCAAACTTTATGGTAAACGGAAAGCCAATGCACTCCAACTATGGTCTAGCAATCGAACCACAAGAATTACCGGATGCGATACATCACCCAACTTGGGGATCAATCGAATTATCTCCAAACCAGACCAAAAGATTTAATACCACTTATTCATTCTCTGTTGAAAGATAA
- the pgmB gene encoding beta-phosphoglucomutase, with product MFKGVLFDLDGVITDTAEYHYQAWKLLAKELGITIDRDFNESLKGVSREDSLKLILNHGDQTNKYTLEECARLAEKKNHYYLSTIQSIGPKDVFPGILALLQELKAHQVKIGLASASKNGPFLLEKMALTSFFDTVADPAKVPFGKPAPDIFIAAAKGLNIQPEECIGIEDSKAGIQAIIKSRALPIGVGTTKELGANIPLVTKTDQLTYDYLHNTWNSHHD from the coding sequence ATGTTTAAAGGGGTATTATTTGATCTGGATGGCGTCATTACAGATACCGCAGAATACCATTATCAAGCATGGAAATTACTAGCAAAAGAATTAGGAATAACAATTGATCGTGATTTTAACGAAAGTCTAAAAGGGGTTAGCCGAGAAGATTCTTTAAAACTGATTTTAAACCATGGCGACCAAACAAATAAATATACATTAGAAGAATGTGCGAGATTGGCTGAAAAGAAAAATCATTATTATCTTAGTACTATTCAATCTATCGGTCCCAAAGATGTCTTTCCAGGTATCTTAGCATTACTTCAAGAACTAAAAGCACATCAAGTGAAGATTGGTCTAGCCTCTGCAAGTAAAAACGGACCATTCTTACTTGAAAAGATGGCCTTAACATCATTTTTTGATACAGTTGCTGATCCTGCAAAAGTTCCCTTTGGGAAACCTGCGCCTGATATTTTCATTGCAGCCGCTAAGGGTTTAAATATTCAACCTGAAGAATGTATTGGAATCGAAGACTCTAAAGCGGGTATACAAGCTATCATTAAGAGTCGTGCCTTACCTATCGGGGTTGGCACAACCAAAGAACTTGGTGCCAATATTCCTTTGGTTACAAAAACTGATCAATTAACATATGATTACTTACACAACACTTGGAATAGCCATCATGATTAG